Sequence from the Fictibacillus arsenicus genome:
CGAACAGCGAGAAGATCATAGATCTCATTAAACTGTTTACCTTGCTTCGCCATCTTTCTATAAATGCTGTATATGTGCTTCGGTCTTCCAGAAATATCAACGGTAATCTGGACTTCCTTCAGCTTGGATTTCATCTCGTCCATAACTTGCTGAACATACTCTTCACGCTCAGCCCGTTTTTGCTGCATCAAGTTTACAATCCTATAATATTGCTGAGGATTTAGGTATCTCAAAGAAACATCTTCTAACTCCCACTTAATCGTCGAAATACCTAGACGATGAGCGAGCGGAGCGAAGATTTCCAAAGTTTCGTTCGCTTTTTGTATCTGTTTTTCTTTTGGCATATGTTTTAGCGTACGCATGTTATGAAGCCGGTCAGCGAGCTTAATTAAAATACAGCGTATATCCTGTGCCATCGCAACAAACATTTTTCTATGATTCTCTGCTTGCTGCTCTTCTTTGGACTTAAACTTAATCTTTTTAAGTTTTGTAACACCATCAACCAGCATTGCCACTTCTTCGTTAAATTGATTAGAAATGTCCTTTAATGTGATGGACGTGTCCTCAACAACATCATGAAGAAACCCTGCTGCTACAGTTACAGGATCCATTTGCAGGTTCACCAGAATACCCGCTACTTCAACAGGATGGTGGATATACGGCTCTCCGGATTTACGGAATTGTCCTTCGTGCGCACTTTTTGCGTATTCATAAGCCTTTGTTATAAAAGCGATATCGTCTTTAGACAGATAGCTTTCCGCTTTATGCAACACTTGCTCAATCGTCATGGAATCACCTTACGTTGTCATTGTATATTGCTTCTATTATCGTTAAATTGAACCCTCATGTAAAGCGAAAAACGAAATTTGTCGAATGAATGGGCAATTTTTGTGACAGGAATGTAAAAAAGAGCACAAAACTAGTGCTCTTTCTCTTTAACCTTAGTATTGGGTTAATGTGAAAATATCATAACCATTAAGCTTGCTGCGGCCATCTAAATATGTTAATTCAATCATGAATGCAATCCCTGCAACAATTCCGCCAAGCTCTTCAACAAGCTTGATCGTTGCTTCGATCGTTCCGCCAGTTGCCAGCAAGTCGTCAGTGATTAAAACTTTTTGTCCTGGCTTGATAGCATCCTTATGCATGGTAAGCACATCCTTGCCATACTCCAGGCCATAATCAACTTTGATCACTTCACGCGGAAGCTTG
This genomic interval carries:
- a CDS encoding adenine phosphoribosyltransferase; translation: MDYKPYISVVNDFPIEGIRFKDITSLMSDGAVYKKAMDDIAEYAKEKNVDVIVGPEARGFIVGCPVAYTLGLGFVPVRKEGKLPREVIKVDYGLEYGKDVLTMHKDAIKPGQKVLITDDLLATGGTIEATIKLVEELGGIVAGIAFMIELTYLDGRSKLNGYDIFTLTQY